A genome region from Clostridium sp. 'White wine YQ' includes the following:
- a CDS encoding response regulator transcription factor encodes MYKILVADDEREIREAIEIYLRGENFKVLKAKDGEDALEIFENEKPHLIILDIMMPKLDGIRTCMKIRETSNVPIIMLSAKGEDSDKVLGLNLGADDYVTKPFNHLELVARVKSQLRRYDNPIMAKNREREVQGEIVSIRDLVIDKERKTISVRGKEIKVTATEYKILLLLVSNPGRIFSIQEIYERVWDEPFYNSENTVTVHVRRIREKIEINPKEPEYLKVVWGIGYKIEK; translated from the coding sequence ATTTATAAAATATTAGTTGCTGACGATGAAAGAGAAATAAGAGAAGCAATTGAGATATATCTAAGGGGAGAAAATTTTAAAGTTTTAAAGGCAAAAGACGGAGAAGATGCCCTGGAGATTTTTGAAAATGAGAAACCACATCTGATTATATTAGATATAATGATGCCTAAATTAGATGGAATTAGAACATGCATGAAGATTAGAGAGACAAGTAATGTCCCTATTATAATGTTATCAGCAAAAGGAGAAGATTCAGATAAGGTCTTAGGACTCAATTTAGGAGCTGATGACTATGTTACTAAGCCATTTAATCATTTAGAACTAGTAGCTAGAGTTAAATCTCAATTGAGGAGATATGATAACCCTATAATGGCGAAAAATAGAGAGAGAGAAGTGCAAGGGGAAATTGTATCAATAAGAGACTTAGTAATAGATAAGGAAAGGAAAACTATATCTGTAAGGGGAAAAGAAATAAAAGTAACTGCAACAGAATATAAAATACTGTTACTTTTGGTTTCTAACCCAGGTAGAATTTTCTCAATCCAAGAAATTTATGAAAGAGTATGGGACGAGCCTTTCTATAATAGTGAAAATACTGTTACAGTTCATGTAAGAAGAATTAGAGAAAAAATAGAAATAAATCCAAAGGAACCTGAATACTTGAAGGTGGTGTGGGGTATTGGGTATAAGATTGAAAAATAA
- a CDS encoding ribonucleotide-diphosphate reductase subunit beta encodes MNKLITKKPLFNENGDTEVSKKKMINGNTTNLNDFNNMKYNWASDWYRQAMNNFWIPEEINLAQDLKDYQKLKPEERTAYDKILSFLIFLDSIQTANLGNINNYITASEVNLCLTIQAFQEAVHSQSYSYMLDSICSPEKRNEILYQWKDDKILLERNKFIGDLYNNFVENPTHYNFLKTIMANYVLEGVYFYSGFMFFYNLERNGKMPGSAQEIRYINRDENTHLWLFRSIIRELQKEEPQLFNDEMVEELRDMVRAGVENEIAWGHYVIGDNISGLNKSLIEDYIKYLGNLRVTALGFKPLYDGYNENPAEWVDFYADANKVKTDFFEAKSTAYAKAGTLVDDL; translated from the coding sequence ATGAATAAGTTAATAACAAAAAAGCCGTTGTTTAATGAAAATGGCGATACAGAAGTATCAAAAAAGAAAATGATAAATGGTAATACAACTAATTTAAATGATTTTAATAATATGAAATATAATTGGGCATCAGATTGGTACAGACAGGCGATGAATAATTTTTGGATTCCAGAGGAAATTAATCTTGCACAAGATCTTAAGGACTATCAAAAATTAAAACCTGAAGAAAGAACTGCTTATGATAAAATTCTTTCATTTTTAATATTTCTGGATTCAATACAAACAGCAAATTTAGGAAATATAAATAATTATATTACAGCATCTGAAGTTAATCTATGCTTAACTATACAGGCATTTCAAGAGGCTGTGCATTCACAAAGTTATTCATATATGCTAGATTCTATCTGCTCTCCAGAGAAAAGAAATGAAATATTATATCAATGGAAAGATGATAAAATATTATTAGAAAGAAATAAATTTATAGGGGATTTATACAATAATTTTGTTGAAAATCCAACACATTATAATTTTTTAAAGACAATAATGGCTAACTATGTTTTGGAGGGAGTATATTTTTACTCTGGATTTATGTTCTTTTATAACTTAGAGAGAAATGGTAAAATGCCAGGATCAGCTCAAGAAATAAGATATATAAATAGAGATGAAAACACTCATTTATGGCTATTTAGAAGCATAATTAGAGAACTTCAGAAGGAGGAGCCTCAATTATTTAATGATGAGATGGTCGAAGAACTAAGAGACATGGTAAGAGCAGGAGTCGAAAATGAAATAGCTTGGGGCCATTATGTAATTGGAGACAATATTTCTGGGTTAAATAAGAGTTTAATAGAAGATTATATAAAATATCTAGGAAATTTAAGAGTTACAGCATTAGGATTTAAACCATTATATGATGGATATAATGAAAATCCAGCCGAATGGGTAGATTTCTATGCGGACGCAAATAAAGTAAAAACAGACTTTTTTGAAGCGAAGTCAACGGCATATGCAAAAGCAGGAACTTTGGTAGATGATCTATAG
- a CDS encoding Fe-S-containing hydro-lyase: MEIKINAPLTEEKAMTLNAGDIVLLSGDIYTARDAAHKRLVELIEEGKELPIELRDQVIYYVGPTPPKPGQVIGSAGPTTSYRMDSYAPKLLDLGLRGMIGKGARDADVIQSMIKNKAIYFGAIGGAAALTAKCIKTSELIAYEDLGAEAIRKLTVKDMPLVVVIDANGNNLYEIGQKEYLSTLNSK, translated from the coding sequence ATGGAAATTAAGATTAATGCACCATTAACTGAGGAAAAAGCTATGACTCTTAATGCAGGGGATATTGTTTTATTATCAGGAGATATATATACAGCTAGAGATGCTGCACATAAGAGATTAGTTGAACTCATAGAAGAGGGTAAGGAGCTACCAATTGAATTAAGGGACCAAGTTATATACTATGTAGGACCAACTCCACCTAAGCCAGGACAAGTGATAGGGTCTGCAGGACCAACTACAAGCTATAGAATGGATTCGTATGCTCCTAAGCTTTTAGACCTAGGTTTGAGAGGAATGATTGGTAAGGGGGCAAGGGATGCAGATGTTATCCAGTCTATGATAAAGAATAAAGCTATTTATTTTGGGGCAATTGGCGGTGCAGCTGCGCTTACTGCTAAATGTATTAAGACATCAGAATTAATCGCATATGAGGATTTGGGAGCAGAGGCTATTAGAAAGCTAACAGTTAAGGATATGCCACTAGTAGTTGTTATAGATGCTAACGGAAATAACTTATACGAGATTGGACAAAAGGAATATCTAAGTACATTAAATAGTAAATAA
- a CDS encoding ribonucleoside-diphosphate reductase subunit alpha, protein MEDLLNLTKIALEAISGEKEVYNEERLSKALGRIITPKMDDKQRIKATMQVLLELTSAEEPKWEKGAARLFTYMLYDEIKENRSLGETEDPYKNLYEFIELLTNEGLYGKYILENYTKEEIEILEKELKPERDLIFTYGGISLLAKRYLIQDFNRKTLELPQQMFMGIAMHLAIPEKKENRLYWAKRIYDVLSSLKATMATPTMSNARKPFYQLSSCFIDTVDDSLKGIYKSLDNFAKVSKFGGGMGIYIGKIRSLGSPIRGFKGASGGVIPWVKLFNDTAIAVDQLGVRNGSVAVWLDAWHKDIPEFLQIKTNNGDDRKKAHDVFPGLCYPNLFWKLAEEDIDANWYMMCPHEIRSAKGYSLEDFYGEEWEKRYYECVEDERIEKRVMSVKDIIRLIIKSAAETGTPFAFFRDTVNEMNPNKHKGIIYSSNLCTEIMQNMSAMEILQEEIVDENGDKIIVEKTKSGDFVVCNLSSLVLGNIDVLNEKELEYVVETQIRAMDNVIDLNYYSVPFAEVTNKRYRAIGLGTSGYHHMLANNKIGWTSDDHGDFADKVYENINYYAIKASVKISKEKGSYPYFEGSDWDNGDYFKLREYTSQRWNELKEEVKHNGMRNGYLISVAPNGSTATIAGTSEGVDPVMSRFWLEEKKGSITPKTAPNLSMDNYWYYISAYNIDQAWSVKMNGVRQRHIDQGQSFNLYITTNYTMRQIMNLYIEACKSGVKSIYYVRSKSLTVEDCESCSA, encoded by the coding sequence ATGGAGGATTTATTAAACTTAACAAAAATAGCATTAGAAGCCATAAGTGGTGAAAAAGAAGTTTATAATGAGGAAAGACTGTCAAAAGCATTAGGGAGGATAATTACTCCTAAAATGGATGATAAACAAAGGATTAAAGCAACTATGCAAGTGCTTTTAGAATTAACCTCAGCAGAAGAGCCAAAATGGGAAAAAGGTGCTGCAAGGTTGTTTACATATATGTTGTACGATGAAATCAAAGAAAACAGATCATTAGGAGAAACAGAAGATCCATATAAAAACCTATATGAATTTATAGAGTTGCTTACTAATGAAGGATTATATGGAAAGTATATCTTAGAGAATTATACAAAAGAGGAAATTGAAATCTTAGAGAAAGAATTGAAGCCAGAAAGAGACCTTATATTTACATATGGAGGGATAAGCTTACTTGCCAAAAGATACCTAATACAAGATTTCAATAGAAAAACCTTAGAATTACCACAACAGATGTTTATGGGAATAGCTATGCATTTAGCAATTCCAGAAAAGAAGGAAAATAGATTGTATTGGGCTAAAAGAATTTATGATGTTTTAAGTTCATTGAAGGCAACTATGGCGACACCTACTATGTCTAATGCAAGAAAACCGTTTTATCAATTAAGTTCATGCTTTATAGATACCGTGGATGATTCTTTAAAGGGAATATATAAATCATTAGATAACTTTGCAAAAGTCTCAAAATTTGGTGGCGGAATGGGGATATACATTGGGAAGATAAGATCCTTAGGATCACCAATTAGAGGTTTTAAAGGAGCCTCTGGTGGTGTTATACCTTGGGTAAAACTATTTAATGACACAGCTATTGCTGTAGATCAGCTTGGAGTTAGAAATGGAAGTGTTGCAGTTTGGTTAGATGCATGGCATAAAGATATTCCAGAATTCTTACAGATAAAGACTAATAATGGAGATGATAGAAAGAAGGCTCATGATGTATTCCCAGGGTTATGCTATCCAAATCTATTTTGGAAGCTTGCAGAAGAGGATATAGATGCTAACTGGTATATGATGTGTCCCCATGAGATAAGAAGTGCAAAAGGTTATTCACTAGAAGATTTCTATGGTGAAGAATGGGAAAAAAGATATTATGAATGTGTAGAAGATGAGAGAATAGAGAAAAGGGTAATGAGTGTTAAGGATATTATTAGGCTTATTATTAAAAGTGCAGCTGAAACAGGAACTCCTTTCGCATTTTTCAGAGATACAGTAAATGAAATGAATCCTAATAAGCACAAAGGAATCATATATTCATCTAACTTATGCACAGAAATAATGCAAAACATGAGTGCAATGGAAATACTTCAAGAGGAAATTGTCGATGAAAATGGAGATAAAATAATTGTTGAAAAAACTAAATCAGGAGATTTTGTAGTATGCAACTTATCCTCATTAGTTTTAGGAAACATTGATGTATTAAATGAAAAAGAACTTGAGTATGTTGTCGAAACTCAAATAAGAGCCATGGACAATGTTATTGATTTAAATTATTATTCAGTTCCTTTTGCAGAAGTAACAAATAAAAGATACAGAGCAATAGGTCTTGGAACCTCAGGATATCATCATATGCTTGCAAATAATAAAATAGGGTGGACATCAGATGATCATGGAGATTTTGCAGATAAGGTATATGAAAATATCAATTATTATGCAATCAAAGCAAGTGTGAAAATATCAAAAGAGAAAGGTTCTTATCCATATTTTGAAGGTTCGGATTGGGATAATGGAGATTATTTTAAGCTAAGAGAGTATACTTCACAAAGATGGAATGAACTTAAAGAAGAAGTTAAGCATAATGGAATGAGAAATGGATATTTGATATCTGTTGCACCAAATGGTTCAACAGCAACTATTGCTGGTACATCTGAAGGTGTAGATCCAGTAATGTCTAGATTCTGGCTTGAGGAGAAGAAAGGAAGCATAACCCCTAAAACAGCCCCTAATTTATCTATGGATAATTATTGGTACTATATTTCTGCATATAATATAGATCAGGCATGGAGTGTTAAAATGAATGGAGTAAGACAAAGACATATAGATCAAGGACAGTCTTTTAATTTATATATAACCACTAATTATACTATGAGGCAAATTATGAATCTTTATATAGAAGCCTGCAAAAGCGGAGTTAAAAGTATTTATTATGTACGTTCTAAATCATTAACAGTTGAAGATTGTGAAAGCTGTTCAGCTTAG
- a CDS encoding YitT family protein: MEFIRDKKNLCLDILLIFIGCLIASLGVNIFLANAKLLSGGATGLALIIQYFTGFKAGYSVFLLNLPLFVISYFKLSKQFTLYSAIGMISLTISLLLTERIHLHINIDDLLVYCIYGGALCGIGYSIVFLRNGSTGGTDIITMLIRKKYSNFDIGTVGFSINVLIVILGAIFFGLPRALYTLISIYLQNIILDKVLKGFGTKKLLMILTEKEEDVIKFIMTNLHRGVTSLNAEGEYTHHKKKMIYCIVTLPQLVYLKSQITSIDPKSFITIIDVSEVRGRGFKNL, translated from the coding sequence ATGGAATTTATTAGAGACAAAAAAAACTTATGCTTAGATATTTTATTGATTTTTATAGGATGCTTAATTGCATCTCTAGGTGTCAATATTTTCTTAGCTAATGCTAAACTTTTAAGTGGAGGTGCAACTGGTTTAGCCCTAATAATACAATACTTTACTGGTTTTAAGGCTGGTTATTCTGTTTTCCTTCTAAATCTGCCACTATTTGTGATTAGTTACTTTAAATTAAGCAAACAATTTACTCTTTATTCTGCTATAGGAATGATTTCTTTAACTATTTCTCTATTGTTAACTGAAAGAATTCATTTACATATTAATATTGATGATTTACTCGTTTATTGTATATATGGTGGAGCATTATGTGGAATAGGATATAGTATAGTTTTTCTTAGAAATGGTTCAACTGGAGGAACTGACATAATTACAATGCTCATTAGAAAGAAATATTCAAACTTTGATATTGGAACTGTTGGTTTTTCTATCAATGTTTTAATAGTTATTCTAGGCGCTATATTTTTCGGATTACCAAGAGCTTTATACACTCTTATATCTATATATCTGCAAAATATTATCTTAGATAAAGTATTAAAAGGATTCGGAACCAAAAAACTTTTAATGATTCTTACTGAAAAAGAAGAGGATGTCATTAAATTTATTATGACTAACCTGCATAGAGGCGTTACATCTTTAAATGCTGAAGGCGAATATACTCATCACAAAAAGAAAATGATATATTGCATAGTTACTCTTCCCCAATTGGTATATTTAAAATCACAAATTACTTCCATTGATCCTAAGTCATTTATAACCATAATTGATGTTTCTGAAGTAAGAGGAAGAGGCTTTAAAAATTTATAA
- a CDS encoding sensor histidine kinase translates to MGIRLKNKYYKWKCKFSIIDVVICSTMIILTFNIITTFIMEASRGIFTYDTIINSEKYKERRLVNDSLQLISNIQGQYNILNQGNQALVDARKYNQDTIDDSYYIGYIYIDKDLKDDKGIPYYITNRGWVSDQIVGGADADELFEELADKEGIVYYKIDNDKDFNEITKSQNFSVTPEKKKNMRGINEYYFVRGSAYDNSIVKNRILFLAFILNLSLIIVILIKYEFLFKTKGYIQVINEIRNSKLGECAYYLKEVPKRVIKNLNNKVLILISGLIVIKFIVMPFWGKDIQRIMIYLGSLLHLNLDMQIINTTLSLVNLVCILILSTYLIFSILRNYVFIYELLDMVREYDKGNMDAELKYKSKSEIHEIVQGIKHMQEGYRQVAEERVKNERLKTELISNVSHDLKTPLTSIINYVNILGREDITKEEKDEYLKILGAKSQRLKILIDDLFEMSKLSSGKIKLNKAKVDIVQLIHMILGEYQEKLKERGLTTKVVTYNESIVMDVDPDKMVRVFDNIITNALKYSLEDTRIYIDIFDDGSWVTISFKNISSYEMNFKPERMMERFVRADSSRTSDIEGSGLGLAIVKNILEIHNGDLRLEVEGDMFKVYVMLKK, encoded by the coding sequence TTGGGTATAAGATTGAAAAATAAATATTATAAGTGGAAGTGTAAGTTTTCAATTATTGATGTTGTTATTTGCTCCACTATGATAATACTTACCTTTAATATAATAACTACTTTTATTATGGAGGCCTCAAGAGGAATATTTACCTATGATACTATAATAAATAGTGAAAAATATAAAGAAAGAAGATTAGTGAATGATAGTTTGCAGCTTATATCAAATATACAAGGGCAATATAATATTTTAAATCAAGGAAATCAAGCGCTAGTAGATGCGAGAAAATATAATCAGGACACAATTGATGATAGTTACTATATAGGATATATATATATAGATAAAGACTTAAAAGATGATAAAGGGATTCCTTATTATATAACTAACAGAGGATGGGTTTCAGATCAAATAGTTGGAGGTGCTGATGCAGATGAACTATTTGAAGAGTTAGCTGATAAGGAAGGAATAGTTTATTATAAAATTGATAATGATAAAGATTTTAATGAAATAACAAAAAGTCAAAACTTTTCAGTAACACCAGAAAAAAAGAAAAATATGAGAGGCATAAATGAATACTATTTTGTTAGAGGCTCTGCTTATGATAACTCTATTGTTAAAAATAGAATTCTCTTCTTGGCCTTCATTTTAAATTTATCCTTAATAATAGTAATATTAATTAAGTATGAGTTCTTATTTAAGACAAAGGGTTATATTCAAGTAATCAATGAAATAAGAAATAGTAAACTTGGAGAATGTGCTTACTATTTAAAGGAAGTGCCAAAAAGGGTAATAAAAAATCTAAATAATAAAGTTTTAATTTTGATAAGTGGATTAATCGTAATTAAATTTATTGTGATGCCCTTTTGGGGGAAAGATATTCAAAGAATAATGATTTATCTTGGAAGTCTATTACACTTAAATCTGGATATGCAAATTATAAACACAACATTATCTCTTGTTAATTTAGTTTGTATTTTAATATTATCAACATATTTAATATTTAGTATTTTAAGAAATTATGTATTTATATATGAATTGTTAGATATGGTAAGAGAGTATGATAAGGGCAATATGGATGCTGAATTAAAATATAAAAGTAAAAGTGAAATTCATGAGATTGTACAAGGTATAAAGCATATGCAGGAGGGATATAGACAAGTAGCTGAAGAGAGAGTGAAAAATGAGAGATTGAAAACAGAATTAATTTCAAATGTTTCTCACGATTTAAAAACCCCATTAACGTCAATTATTAATTATGTAAACATACTAGGTCGAGAAGATATAACAAAAGAAGAGAAAGATGAATATTTAAAGATACTTGGTGCGAAGTCTCAACGATTAAAAATATTAATAGATGATTTGTTTGAAATGTCTAAATTATCTTCTGGTAAGATTAAGTTAAATAAGGCTAAAGTTGATATTGTTCAACTAATACACATGATATTAGGAGAATATCAAGAGAAGTTAAAAGAAAGAGGACTTACTACAAAAGTTGTAACTTATAATGAAAGTATTGTTATGGATGTGGACCCAGATAAAATGGTAAGAGTTTTTGATAATATAATTACCAATGCCCTAAAGTACTCTTTGGAAGATACAAGAATATATATTGATATCTTTGATGATGGAAGTTGGGTAACCATTAGTTTTAAAAATATATCTTCCTATGAAATGAACTTTAAACCTGAGAGGATGATGGAGAGGTTTGTAAGAGCAGACTCTTCTAGAACATCAGATATTGAAGGTTCGGGTCTAGGCTTGGCTATAGTTAAGAATATTCTAGAAATACATAATGGAGATTTAAGGCTAGAAGTTGAAGGTGATATGTTTAAAGTCTATGTTATGTTGAAAAAATAA